GTATTGGGGCTGGAGCGGAATCGTTGAGCATCGCAGCGATCAACCCTTTGTTGGGTCGTCAGTCAGCGATTCTCCGGATGCCCTTGCATCAGATCCGGCAGCGGCAACGGCCGTTGCCATGGAACGAGACCGCGCTGCCGTCATCCAGGTAGCGAGCGCCCTTGAGCTCTTCCACGCCGCCGCACTCGTCCACGACGACGTCATTGATAATTCCGACACGCGCCGCGGAACCCCATCTGCTCATAAGAGGTTCGAGCTCACACACCGAAACGGAAACTGGCGGGGCAACCCCGAGGAGTTTGGGCGATCAAGCGCAATCCTGCTCGGCGATCTCTTGCAGTTCTGGAGCGACGAACTCCTGAGCGACGGCATCCTCGAGCTCTCGAACACCGAGTGGGCCCGCCGCTCACGGCTGCACTTTAACCAGATGCGCACGGATGTGGGCGCCGGCCAGTACCTCGACCTCCTTGAAGAGCAAATCTGGGGCAACGCCTCACACGACGAACAGCTTGAGCGATCAACGCGCGTGCTCGTCTACAAATCGGCGAAGTACAGCGTTGAGGCGCCACTGCTCATCGGCTCGGCGCTCGGCGGGGCGACTGACGACCAAGAGGATGCCCTGAGCAACTTTGGCCTTCCCCTCGGCGTTGCCTACCAGCTCCGCGATGATGTCCTTGGTGTCTTTGGCGACAGCGAAGTAACCGGAAAGCCTTCAGGCGACGATCTTCGCGAGGGCAAACAAACCGTGCTGATTGCGCTGACCCGCAGAAATCTCCCCGGCAACCAGCGTCGCCTCTTTGACGAACTCATCGGAGATCCGACCCTCGACCTCAACCAAATTACGCTGCTGCAGAACACGATTACCGACAGCGGTGCGCTTGACGCCGTCGAAAAGATGATCGACGACAACGTTGATCGCGCTCAGCAAGCGCTGCGTGCGGCTCC
The DNA window shown above is from Lysinibacter cavernae and carries:
- a CDS encoding polyprenyl synthetase family protein, giving the protein MSQSPRLLDLIQDCLDDFIDERSSILADIGPDATPLVEHSRDFLRGGKRFRALFAYWGWSGIVEHRSDQPFVGSSVSDSPDALASDPAAATAVAMERDRAAVIQVASALELFHAAALVHDDVIDNSDTRRGTPSAHKRFELTHRNGNWRGNPEEFGRSSAILLGDLLQFWSDELLSDGILELSNTEWARRSRLHFNQMRTDVGAGQYLDLLEEQIWGNASHDEQLERSTRVLVYKSAKYSVEAPLLIGSALGGATDDQEDALSNFGLPLGVAYQLRDDVLGVFGDSEVTGKPSGDDLREGKQTVLIALTRRNLPGNQRRLFDELIGDPTLDLNQITLLQNTITDSGALDAVEKMIDDNVDRAQQALRAAPIGPVTARQLAALAKKVTNRSF